The genomic window CTATCAGATGATGCTTATTCTATTAGGAGAAGAACATGAATGCAAATAAATTATTCACATACACTTTAACGCCCGAAGATGACGGCAGAAAATACCAGGACATACTTCTAAGGCGCTTCCATTTTTCCCGCAAGGTGCTGCAAAAGCTGAAAGTCGGTGAAAATGTCTGGATTGACGGCAAATTCACCTACCTGACTGCCCGCGGCAAAACCGGACAGACCCTTGTCGTGAATATCCTGGAAGAAGAGCCGGCAACGGTCTCCGGAGAAACGCTGCCTATTGAGATTCTCTTTGAAGATGAAATTTTCCTCGCGGTCAACAAGCCGCCCGGCCAGGTCATCCACCCCAACTCGAAGTATCAGACCGGAACGCTCGCGAACACGGTGGTCGGCTACTGGGAAAGCAAAGGTGAAGCCAGGCCATTCCGGCCAGTCTCGCGGATCGACCGCAATACGTCCGGCGTTGTGCTGATCGCCAAATCCCGCTATGCCCACCAGCAGTTGGCCGCCCTTTCTATCAGAAACAAAGTTGAAAAGAAATATCTCGGTATTGTGGAAGGGAATTTTCCTCTGGAACAGGGCGAATGGCCCCTCCCTATCCGGATTAAACCGGGCAGTAAGATTGTGCGGGAAGTTCATCGGGACGGACAGTCGGCGCTGACGCTGTTTCGAACGCTGCAGCATTACCCGGACTATACGCTGATGGAATTCACCCTGGTCACCGGTCGGACGCACCAGATCAGAGTGCACGCCCAGGCCGCCGGTCATCCCCTTTTAGGAGATGATTTGTATGGCGGCAGTATGAAATATATGCAAAGGCAAGCCCTGCACTGTTATAGCTATGGTTTCATGCATCCCTTAACTATGCAGCCTCTTCAAATCCAGGCTCCGGTACCAGAGGATATCGCCCTGCTTATACAAAGCAAAAAATAATACCGCTCCTTGCCATCTGGCAGCGCGGTATTTGTTTCTGCGTTCAAAAAACAAAAAACAGCTAAATCTGGTGATTTATCTCATACTCATTTTCAGGATTTTTTTGTGTGATTTCTGACTTCCGCTGTAACGTCTGAAGTATGTCTTCCTGTTTTTTCTCAATTATATCTAAACGTTTCAGTACTTCCTCAATCAGGATCTCCGATTTTAGGTTAACCTCATAATCATGCTCTGCTCTTAGTCGATCCCTGTTCTCCTGCCTGTTTTGACTCATCATAATAACCGGCGCTTGCATCGCAGCGATACAGGATAGCAGAAGATTTAACAGAATAAAAGGGTACTGGTCAAATGCATGGCCGAATAGAAGTACGGAATTGACCACGATCCAGGATAAAAGGACGGAAATGAAGATGATGATAAAGGTCCAGCTGCCTGCGAAGTCTGCAAGCTTATCCGCCAGCCTTTCACCAAAAGAAAGACCTTCCTCATGCGCTTCAAAGATATTTTTTGAATGACGGGC from Dehalobacter sp. includes these protein-coding regions:
- a CDS encoding DUF1003 domain-containing protein — translated: MKNIENKTIEELAEARHSKNIFEAHEEGLSFGERLADKLADFAGSWTFIIIFISVLLSWIVVNSVLLFGHAFDQYPFILLNLLLSCIAAMQAPVIMMSQNRQENRDRLRAEHDYEVNLKSEILIEEVLKRLDIIEKKQEDILQTLQRKSEITQKNPENEYEINHQI
- a CDS encoding RluA family pseudouridine synthase, coding for MNANKLFTYTLTPEDDGRKYQDILLRRFHFSRKVLQKLKVGENVWIDGKFTYLTARGKTGQTLVVNILEEEPATVSGETLPIEILFEDEIFLAVNKPPGQVIHPNSKYQTGTLANTVVGYWESKGEARPFRPVSRIDRNTSGVVLIAKSRYAHQQLAALSIRNKVEKKYLGIVEGNFPLEQGEWPLPIRIKPGSKIVREVHRDGQSALTLFRTLQHYPDYTLMEFTLVTGRTHQIRVHAQAAGHPLLGDDLYGGSMKYMQRQALHCYSYGFMHPLTMQPLQIQAPVPEDIALLIQSKK